One genomic segment of Naumovozyma castellii chromosome 7, complete genome includes these proteins:
- the NCAS0G00100 gene encoding uncharacterized protein — translation MSDYSTSTHQERKKQFTPRFCFLNNAPEITSRHLACQKQNPMTNQRTILYTHAEFTRPIAPDCLLRYFKLDIDNVEITDDWERFCQRFPVRTVPSLITADGHRYFEQMAVNHYLIRKSGQKGEIEQLLGSNDNYALQSEIIIMICSFCTSDFLNAFCYYCLHDLKTIPIDDVTTRNAQKKLETMYPLFEEKLTKHKYLTGDAVTLADLVSSSSFTLGFHSMFDKEWRDRHHLLAKWYDNMIHSNYMAYHYRDFTYVDKAHKIVEQPLPADIK, via the coding sequence atgagTGACTATTCAACTTCAACACaccaagaaagaaaaaaacaattcaCTCCGagattttgttttttgaataatgcACCTGAAATCACTTCAAGACACTTAGCATGTCAAAAGCAAAATCCAATGACAAACCAGCGTACTATCCTTTACACCCACGCTGAATTTACAAGACCAATTGCCCCTGACTGCCTACTGAGATACTTCAAGTtggatattgataatgTTGAAATTACCGACGATTGGGAAAGGTTTTGCCAAAGATTTCCTGTTAGAACTGTCCCCTCCCTAATTACCGCCGACGGCCatagatattttgaacagATGGCTGTtaatcattatttaatcAGGAAAAGTGGCCAAAAGGGGGAAATTGAGCAACTCTTGGGATCAAACGATAATTACGCTCTCCAAAgtgaaataataataatgatttgttCCTTCTGTACTTCCGATTTTCTAAATGCATTCTGCTACTACTGCTTGCACGACTTAAAAACAATACCAATTGATGATGTAACAACGCGGAATGCTCAAAAGAAGTTAGAAACCATGTATCCATTGTTCGAGGAGAAGTTAACGAAACATAAATATCTAACAGGTGATGCGGTTACCTTGGCTGACTTAGTTAGTTCCTCGAGTTTTACACTTGGCTTCCATTCAATGTTTGATAAGGAATGGAGGGACCGGCACCATTTGCTAGCTAAATGGTACGATAACATGATCCACTCAAATTACATGGCTTACCACTATAGAGACTTCACTTATGTTGATAAGGCCCACAAAATTGTTGAGCAGCCATTACCTGCtgatattaaataa